A genome region from Fodinibius salicampi includes the following:
- a CDS encoding FixH family protein yields the protein MYRCIYSNHWSENYSQVLGLLFLLLLFGSLTAGCASNAEKHSDISLSWEVEPDPPRVGRTTMDITLTDSTNQLIKGAKVELQGNMSHPGMKPVVVTAEEVKPGHYSADFDFTMGGDWFFIITSTLSDKRVVEREITIPGVRSKE from the coding sequence TTGTACCGTTGTATTTATAGCAATCATTGGTCAGAGAACTATTCGCAGGTATTGGGTCTCTTATTTTTACTTTTACTATTTGGGTCATTAACAGCAGGATGTGCTTCAAATGCGGAAAAACATTCAGATATCAGCCTCAGTTGGGAAGTAGAACCTGATCCGCCCAGGGTTGGGAGAACTACGATGGATATCACTCTAACCGATAGTACGAACCAATTGATAAAGGGGGCCAAAGTTGAGCTGCAAGGGAATATGTCACATCCGGGTATGAAACCGGTGGTGGTAACTGCCGAAGAGGTGAAACCGGGACATTATTCGGCTGATTTTGATTTTACAATGGGCGGTGATTGGTTTTTTATCATAACTTCAACGCTTAGTGATAAACGGGTTGTGGAACGAGAAATTACAATACCCGGAGTTCGTTCAAAGGAATAA
- a CDS encoding 4Fe-4S binding protein gives MGYNNPTGQGGSATNLLDLPLIGDFLRWRHSRMFMQSIMLIIALAMILHGLLGPQQAPRNLSTLLTWVHYRGVLVLILLVAGNFFCMACPFMLPRELARRFSKPVRNWPRWLRNKWLSIGLFVLILFSYEYFDLWGSPWWTAWLIIAYFSAALLVDAFFKKASFCKYVCPIGQFNFISSTVSPLEVKVADPDTCLECTTKDCIKGTRDPNDHDKVVQRGCELALFQPKKVGNMDCTFCMDCVHACPHDNVAVSTKVPGSELWADTRRSGIGRFGNRKDLSVLALVFTFGALLNAFGMVSPVYAFQNWLAGIMNTTSEATVLGTLFFLMLVVEPIVLLGLAAYGTSSWTATGEKLLPVVMRYSYALVPFGFGLWVAHYSFHFLTGIWTFVPVIQEMLADWGIPIFGAPAWQLSGLPEQLVYPLELGFLSLGLLGSLLVTYRISFREYKARPWQAFIPWAVLCVVLFCAALWLLNQPMEMRGTFLGG, from the coding sequence ATGGGCTACAATAATCCTACAGGGCAAGGCGGATCCGCAACAAACCTGTTGGATCTTCCACTCATCGGAGATTTTTTGCGTTGGCGCCACTCCCGCATGTTTATGCAGAGTATCATGTTGATCATTGCCCTTGCAATGATTTTACATGGGTTGCTTGGTCCGCAACAAGCTCCCAGAAATCTTTCAACGCTGCTTACGTGGGTTCATTACCGTGGTGTCTTGGTACTAATACTGCTGGTAGCGGGTAACTTTTTCTGTATGGCCTGTCCGTTTATGCTACCGCGGGAGCTTGCAAGGCGCTTTTCCAAGCCCGTACGAAACTGGCCGCGATGGCTACGAAACAAATGGCTTTCTATCGGATTATTTGTTCTGATTCTATTTTCCTATGAGTATTTTGACTTGTGGGGATCTCCCTGGTGGACAGCCTGGCTTATCATTGCTTATTTCTCGGCCGCACTCCTTGTGGATGCATTCTTTAAAAAGGCTTCCTTTTGTAAATATGTATGCCCGATCGGACAGTTTAACTTTATCTCTTCCACCGTTTCTCCGCTTGAGGTCAAGGTAGCGGATCCTGATACCTGTTTGGAATGTACCACAAAAGACTGCATTAAAGGCACTCGTGATCCAAACGACCATGATAAGGTTGTTCAGCGGGGATGTGAGCTTGCCCTTTTCCAGCCGAAGAAAGTAGGTAACATGGATTGTACTTTTTGCATGGATTGTGTCCATGCCTGTCCCCACGACAATGTTGCCGTTTCCACGAAGGTACCGGGAAGCGAACTGTGGGCAGACACACGTCGGTCTGGAATCGGACGTTTTGGAAACCGCAAGGATCTGTCCGTGTTGGCGCTAGTTTTTACGTTCGGGGCGTTGCTGAATGCCTTCGGGATGGTTAGTCCGGTTTATGCATTTCAGAACTGGCTTGCAGGAATCATGAATACCACCTCGGAAGCCACGGTCTTGGGCACCCTGTTTTTTTTGATGCTTGTTGTGGAACCGATTGTTTTGTTGGGGCTGGCAGCTTATGGCACCAGCAGCTGGACCGCAACCGGCGAAAAACTGCTTCCCGTGGTTATGCGCTATTCCTATGCGCTGGTTCCCTTTGGGTTTGGTTTATGGGTCGCTCATTACAGTTTTCATTTCCTGACTGGTATATGGACTTTTGTTCCGGTAATTCAGGAAATGCTTGCAGATTGGGGAATCCCTATTTTCGGAGCCCCAGCTTGGCAATTATCTGGATTACCAGAACAGCTCGTATATCCACTGGAACTGGGTTTTCTTAGTTTGGGTTTATTAGGTTCACTTTTAGTGACATATCGTATCTCATTCAGAGAATACAAGGCTCGTCCCTGGCAGGCATTTATTCCCTGGGCCGTTCTTTGCGTAGTATTATTTTGTGCAGCGTTATGGTTGCTTAACCAGCCTATGGAAATGCGGGGTACATTTCTCGGGGGATAG
- the nadE gene encoding NAD(+) synthase, translating into MDLNIAACQIEVSPGHPDENTRKIIRHIEEAKAKGDDIVVFPEMAVPGYIIGDEWQNKAFVTDCYRYNEQIVESSEGIVVVWGNVDINKDAAGEDGRIRKLNTAFAAQNGKMVGKFHKTLHPNYREFEDDRHFYSARKLSADKDIAIEDFLQPLQVDINGEQRTIGITLCEDMWSDDYAADPIQILLSKGAECIINISCSPWTWRKNDKRHRVVKDRLKNHSAPLIYVNNIGIQNNGKNVYLFDGDTTVYNPNGSVRKVAEDYKEEVLRVPLNGDHQEGQKKPALSANKDNEELLEGLIYGIQQFFELINASKVVIGISGGVDSSLSAYLLCRALGADNVYAVNMPSKFNSDITKGLAQELAETLHLNYAIVPIQKAFDYTVQQFENTEFTRLDGSGQTTELPLNSLVRENIQARDRGSRIIAGIASALGAVFVNNGNKSETATGYATIYGDINGALAPIADLYKTEVYDLCRHINSIEDENIFPDKLFDIPASAELSDKQNIENGEGDPFVYPYHDQLLKAFIEFRLDPEDILSYYRDGSLEEKLGIEPGLVSQIFDSHQDFIKDLEHTWTLFKTNYFKRIQSPPIIVVSKRAFGFDLRESQIGVHFTHRYGEIKEKLLKEI; encoded by the coding sequence ATGGATTTAAATATTGCAGCATGCCAGATCGAAGTCTCTCCGGGCCATCCGGATGAAAATACCAGGAAGATCATCCGCCATATTGAAGAAGCAAAAGCCAAGGGAGATGATATCGTAGTTTTTCCCGAGATGGCCGTACCGGGCTATATTATTGGCGATGAATGGCAAAATAAGGCATTTGTTACCGACTGCTACCGGTATAACGAACAGATCGTTGAATCGTCCGAAGGAATAGTAGTGGTATGGGGAAATGTAGATATAAATAAAGATGCCGCGGGGGAAGACGGAAGAATCCGAAAACTGAACACCGCCTTTGCCGCTCAGAACGGAAAGATGGTTGGAAAGTTCCACAAAACGCTGCATCCCAATTACCGGGAGTTCGAAGATGATCGCCACTTCTATTCTGCCCGGAAACTGTCCGCGGATAAGGATATTGCGATAGAGGATTTCTTGCAGCCGTTACAAGTAGATATCAATGGTGAACAGAGAACAATCGGCATTACCCTGTGTGAAGATATGTGGAGCGATGATTATGCTGCCGATCCTATCCAAATACTCTTGTCTAAGGGAGCGGAATGTATTATCAATATTTCCTGCTCCCCTTGGACCTGGCGGAAAAATGACAAGCGCCACCGGGTGGTAAAAGATCGTCTAAAAAATCATTCGGCACCGCTTATCTATGTGAATAATATTGGTATCCAGAATAATGGGAAAAATGTATACCTCTTTGATGGAGACACCACGGTCTATAATCCTAATGGATCGGTACGTAAAGTCGCAGAAGACTATAAAGAAGAAGTTTTACGGGTACCCCTGAATGGCGATCACCAAGAGGGGCAAAAGAAACCGGCACTTTCAGCGAACAAAGATAATGAAGAATTATTGGAGGGCTTGATATATGGAATTCAACAGTTTTTCGAACTGATCAATGCCTCAAAAGTGGTCATCGGCATAAGCGGTGGCGTCGACTCTTCCCTGAGCGCATATCTGCTCTGCAGGGCATTGGGAGCGGACAATGTGTATGCGGTAAATATGCCCTCGAAATTCAACTCGGATATCACGAAGGGACTCGCACAGGAGCTGGCCGAAACCCTTCATCTAAACTATGCGATTGTCCCCATACAGAAAGCTTTTGATTATACCGTCCAGCAGTTTGAAAACACTGAATTTACACGACTGGATGGCTCCGGCCAAACAACTGAGCTACCGCTCAATTCTTTGGTGCGGGAAAATATACAGGCCCGCGACCGGGGAAGCCGGATAATAGCCGGCATTGCCTCTGCCCTGGGGGCGGTGTTTGTGAATAACGGCAACAAAAGTGAGACGGCTACCGGCTATGCCACCATTTACGGGGATATTAACGGTGCCCTGGCTCCTATTGCGGATCTCTATAAAACCGAAGTCTATGACCTTTGCCGCCACATCAATTCCATCGAAGATGAGAATATTTTCCCCGACAAACTTTTTGATATCCCCGCTTCGGCCGAACTGAGTGATAAACAGAATATCGAGAATGGAGAAGGAGATCCCTTTGTCTATCCCTACCATGATCAGTTGCTGAAAGCCTTTATAGAATTCCGGCTCGATCCGGAAGATATACTCAGTTATTATAGGGATGGAAGCCTGGAAGAAAAGTTGGGTATAGAACCGGGCTTGGTATCTCAAATATTTGATAGCCACCAGGATTTTATAAAAGACCTGGAGCATACCTGGACACTTTTTAAAACCAATTATTTTAAACGTATCCAATCACCACCCATTATTGTGGTAAGCAAAAGAGCTTTTGGCTTTGATCTTCGGGAATCCCAAATCGGCGTTCATTTTACCCACAGGTACGGGGAGATAAAAGAAAAACTGCTAAAGGAAATATAA
- a CDS encoding serine hydrolase domain-containing protein, whose product MNSFAWGLLFLFLIAGVGLLNSPVKARSADVNDLSVTVTPPEEVGLSSDRLKHLTREIEHNIEEGQLAGSVVLIARDGEIAYLNASGMQDLEENIPMKENTIFRIASMTKPITTAAVMMLYEEGRFLLNDPVSKYIPAFENARVLADSENSTSSDPTTTPAENPVTIRDLLTHTSGLTYHWDNRLGPIYNKRSKNYNWPLKSTDNPHF is encoded by the coding sequence ATGAATTCATTCGCTTGGGGATTGTTGTTTCTATTCCTCATCGCTGGAGTTGGTCTTTTAAACAGCCCCGTAAAAGCCCGGTCGGCTGACGTTAATGATCTTTCAGTTACCGTTACCCCACCGGAGGAGGTTGGCCTGTCAAGTGATCGATTAAAGCATCTCACCCGTGAGATAGAACATAACATTGAAGAGGGCCAGCTGGCCGGAAGCGTGGTACTCATTGCCCGGGACGGAGAAATCGCCTACCTGAATGCGTCCGGCATGCAAGACCTTGAGGAGAATATCCCCATGAAGGAAAACACCATCTTCCGCATTGCCTCCATGACTAAGCCTATCACAACGGCGGCTGTTATGATGCTCTACGAAGAAGGACGGTTTCTGCTCAACGATCCCGTTTCAAAATATATTCCCGCTTTTGAAAATGCCCGCGTGTTAGCGGATTCAGAAAACAGTACCAGTTCAGATCCGACAACGACACCAGCAGAAAATCCGGTCACTATTCGCGATCTGCTTACCCATACCTCGGGGCTAACTTACCACTGGGACAATAGACTCGGTCCGATTTATAATAAAAGGAGTAAAAACTATAATTGGCCTTTAAAGTCAACAGACAATCCCCATTTTTGA